The Trinickia caryophylli genomic sequence AGGTCGGAAACCGTCTTGCCCACCGTGTTGACGGTGCCTGCCGTGGAGGCCGTGGTCTGTGTGACGGGGGTATCGGGCGGGGGCGTAACGCCGGTGGTGGTCGCCGTCGTCGGGACCGACGTGCCGTCGCTACCGCAACCGGCAAGCACGCAGGCAACGGCGAGCGTGACGGCGCTCGCGCGCCAGGGCGCCGTGTGGCGCGCAAAGAGACGGTGTGAATGAGACATGATGTGCTCCTCGTTGTGTGTAGCCGCGGGCGACGGCGGGGCGCGTCGTGCGCGAGCGAATGGCAGGCAACGTGGCGCCCGCCTGTGGCCAGGTGCTGCCGCGCATCGACGAAACCGCGACTGCGCAGCGGCACCGATCTATTACTTCTTCGGCACCGCGCCGGTGAGCGATCCGGTGAGCGCACCCGTGAGCGCGCCGAGCCCTGACAGCAGGCCGGACGTCGTGCTGCCCGATGAGCTTGTGCCGCTCGAAAGCGCACCTGTCGCCGTCGAAAGCAGGCCCGTGATAGCGGCGAGCGGGTTGTTCGTGGTTGCGGTGGTCGTGCCGTGTGGTGTGCTCGTCGCGACTGGGCTCACGGCGCTCAACGCGCCTGTGGCGGAGGACAAGGCGCCCGCGAGCGAGCCCAGCGGATTCGCGGTGCCTGCCGCGCCGGTGCCGCTCACGAGCCCAGCGGCGGCGCCTACCGCGTTGCCGGTTGCTGCGAGCGTCGCGCCGACACCGCTCGTCACTGCGCCGCCGCCGGCAGATGCTACGACCGAGCCGGCTCTGCCGAGTGCGCCCGCCGCGGTACCGAGCAATGCGGCGAGCGGCGCACCCACACCGCTCGTATTGCCGACGTCGCGCGTCGTAGCCGCGAGTGCCGATGTAATCGGCGTGATCAGCGCACTGACCGGCTGCGTGACCTGTTCGATGGCCCCACTCGACAAGACGCCGCCCAGCGCCGTTCCGGCCTGCGTGACGGCCGTCCCGGCGCTGGCGAGAGCGCCGCCGAGGGGCGTCGTCAATGGCGCGAGAGCCGACAGGGGGCCGTGCGCCGCGAGGCTCGACACGAGGTTGCCCGTTGCGGTCACGGCCCCGCCGAGCTGAGCGACGGTGGGGCTCGCGCTTGCCAATGTCGTACCGAGCGGATCGCTCGTAGCGCCCAACTGCCCGAGGCCTTGCGAGATTCCGGCACCGAGCGCCGACACCGCGCCGCCGAGGCCTTGCACCACCGCACCGGCAGCCTGCGTTGTTTGCGGATTGACGCCGGGTAGCGTTTGCGAGCCCACAGTCGTGCCCACGCCCGAAATCGTCGAGCCGATCGTGCTGACCAGACCGCCCGTACTGTCGGCGATTTTTCCGACCGTGTTGGACGTTGCGGTGGAACCGGAACCCGATCCCGAGCCTGATCCACCGGAGCCGACCGTCGTGCCGCTGCTGCTGCCGCTGCCTCCGGCGCTCGCGCTCGTCGTGCTGCTTGCGCTGCCGCTGTCCGTGCCGCCTGCGCCGCTTGTCGAGCCAAGCCCTTGACTGAGCGTGCCGGAACCGCCACATGCCGCAAGCGAAAGCACGGCTGCCAGTGCGGTCAGGCCCGCGGTGATTCGGAATACCCCGTTTGATGTTGGATGGCACATGGTCCGCTCGCTTGTTGTCGATTGAGAAAGTCGCGGGCGGTGGTTCTGCAATCGGCATGCCAATGACCGTTGCGGGCGCAACGATATGGCGAGAGAAGGGCGGCGTCGTGCCCGCGAGCCATGCGCTGCGCGGATGTGGGCAAAAGCGGGGGGCTCGGGCGCATCGTGGGCGAGCGCTGTGTGCGGCCTCGCGCCGCGGCGGCGTAACGTAACGCGTGAGGCGCGGCGTTACGCCGTCGCTCGTAACGCGCGATAAAAACCGGTTAAGAAACTAGTGGAATCTATCTAAACTATCGTTAGCCCTAACTTAGCGAATGGCCTAAACAGGTGTAAAAGTCGCGTTGCGCCGATTGCACCTGGAAACCGAATCGGTTCCGAGGATGGAGGCGGCGCGCTGAACGAGGGGTTGGCGGCTTTTCGATCGGGTGTACTGAACAATACCAAGCAGCAAACGCCGCGCGCGGAAAATCGGAGCGAAATACGGTTATTGCAGTCCTGCCCGGACCGGGCCGGCTGCCGTATGTCGTGCCTCCGGAGACGCGGCGCGCCAGGCCGTCGTAGCCGTGCGACGGCGGTCTCCACATGCGAGGACACCATGAACAAGCTTATCGGACGCTTCCTGAACGACGACCGCGGCGTAACCGCGATCGAGTACGCGTTGATCGCGGGGCTTATCGCGGTCGCCATCGTCGGCTCCCTGAATTCGGTCACGACTGCTTTGGAGACCGCATTCCAAAATATTGTGACCAGTCTGAACGGATCGTAATTCGACCGTAAAGCGGCGATAAAGCGGCTGCGCTTTTCAGTTAAAAGGTGTCGGCGCTTCGATTGCTTTTTCGAGCAATCGGAGCGGATCGACTCGTCTATTCACGAGCTGGGTTTTCTTTTACGCCAATGTCGCTCGGAAGCGTATTGTTCGCGTCGTGGGCGGTGGCCGTGGCGGTTTCGGATTGCCGCTGCAGGCGTGTGCCGAATGCTCTCGTCGCGGCCGGGTTCCTCGCTGCGATGGCTTGCGCGTTGGCGCGGGCCGGCCCGTTTGGTGTCGCGCCGTTGCCAGCGATGTTCGGTGCGGCGGCGGGGCTCGTCGCGCTCATGCCTTTCTTCGCAATACGAGTGATGGGTGCGGGCGACGTCAAGGTATTCGCGGTGCTGGGCGGCTGGTGCGGTGCCTCGGCTTTGGTCGGATTGTGGCTCGCCGCAAGCATCGCCGCGGCCGTGCATGCGCTCGTCGTGCTCGTTATCGCGCGTAGGTCGGGACATGTGTTGCGGCGCGCTGGCGAACCGACGTTCGCCCTCGGGCGCCATCGCGCGGCTCCGTACGCGGCGCTGCTCGTGGCGGCGGCCATGTTTTCGCTGCTCGCCCAACTGTTTATCGGGCGGGCGTCATGAGCGCGGCCAAGCGCGCGAGGTGCAGGCCGAGAGGCGAGCGCGGCAGCACGGCCGTCGAGTTTGCGCTCGTGTTCCCTCTGCTCTTTGCGGTGTTCTACGGAGTCGCCACGTTCAGTTTGATCTTCGTGGCCAAGCAGAGCCTGACACTGGCAGCGGAAGAAGGGGCGCGAGCCGCGCTCAATTACCAGAGCGCTTCGAATACGCAGGCCGCGCTTGCGGCACGAGGGCAAAGCGCCTGCACGGTGGCGAGCAATGCGGCGGCGTGGCTCGGCGGCGGCTCGCGTTGCGCGGCCGAGGCGCAGCCTTGCAGCTACGACGCCTCGATGGACTGCATCTCGGTCACGCTCACGTATGACTATGCCGCGCGGCCGCTCGTGCCGGCGCTGCCGCTCTTGGACATCGCGCTGCCAGGCACGCTGACGAGCGCGGCGGTCGTGCAGATCAACCCGGAGAACGTGCTATGACGGATGTGAGCGGCCCTGGAGGGAGCAGCGGTGCGCGGTCGGCGGCCACGCCCGCCCGCTCGGACGTGCCTCCCTTACGCCCGGAGCGGCCATGCCCAATCTGACAAGAGTGGCGGCAGGCCTGCTCATCGCCGCCGCATTGTTGCTGGCTGCCTATGCGTGGACGCTGAGCCGCCGGCCCGCACCGCGGCCGCCGCACGTCGCGCCTGCCGCGCAGGCCAGCTTTCCTGTCGTGGTCGCGGCGCGCAGGCTGTCGGCGGGGCAACCGATCGAGGACAGCGCACTGCGCGTCGAGCGCCTCGCCCATCGCCCTCAAGGCACGTACGTGGAGCCGGCGGCACTCGCGCGGCGCGTGCCGCTTACCGACATCGAGTCCGGCGCGCCTGTGTTCGAAGCGCAACTGTCGTCGGGCTTTGCTGAGCAGGTCGAGCCAGGGCAGCGTGCGGTCGCTGTACACGTCGACGAGGCGAGCGCGGTAGGCGATCGTCTCCGGCCTGGAAACTTCGTGGATGTCTACGTGATGCTCAAGCGCGAGAATGCCGCGCTTGCCGCGCGCGCGGAGGTCACGCGCACGCAGGCCAAGCTGCTGCTTTCGCGTCTGCGCGTGCTTGCGTTCGGCGATACCGCCGCGGGCGGCGGCAAGGCTTCGGAGCGCACGGTACACCCGCGCACGGCCGTACTGGCGGTGCCGGCCGCCGACGTCGAGCGCCTCGCGCTCGCAGACAGTGCGGGCCGAGTGCTGCTTGCGCTGCGCAGCCCGCGGGACACGGAGGGTGCAGATCGGTTGCCGGGCGCGTCGATGGCGGCGGCGACGGCGTTGGCGTCGCCCGGCGCCGGGACCACGGCGAAGGACGAGGGCGTCTCGCTGGCGGTCTTATCGGGCGCGCAAGCATCGCGCGGCCGCGAGGTGCCGCCGCGGCGGACACAGGTGAGCTCGAGCGTGGAGGTGATACGGGCAGGGCACCCGCAAACGATCGAGTACTGAACGGTGCGGCGCGCCCGGCGTGCGACGCGCAAACGCCTGGGTCCGGCAGCCGGACAGCCCGCTACCCGGACCACGGGGAGGCGGGCGGACACGATACGAGGCCCAGCAGGCGGGCTCAATGACATGACCAAGACAATCGACACGGGGAAACGGGTTCGCGGGAGGTGCCTCATCGCTTGCACGGTTGCGCTCTCGCAGGCGCTGGGGGGCGCCTGGGCGGCCGATGTGACAGCCGGGAGCCCTGGCGCTGCGGCGGTCGTTGCCGGTAAGCCGCGCACGATATCGCTCACCGTCGGCGAGCAGCGGCAGCTTGCGTCCGGGGAGACGATCGTGCGCGTGGCCGTGGGCGATCCCGCCGTTGCCGATGTGCTGCTGCTCAAGGAGGGCGCGGGCAGGCATGCGGTGTTCCTCGTCGCCAAAGGCGCCGGTACGACGAGCCTCATGATGTGGAGCGCGGGACACGTCGCGCCGCAAAGCTATACGCTCGACGTGAGGCCCGCGTCATCCGCCGCATTGCTTGGCGACGACACGGCGCGCGTGAGTGCGCTGGGCGGAGATGCCATCATCTCCGGCTCGTCGCCGACCATGGAAGCGCATCGGCGCGCATCGGCCGCCGCTGCTTCGGCGAAGTCCAAGGACGGCCGGATCGTCGATGTCTCGGCGATCGCCACGCCGGCAGTCGTGCAGGTGGATGTGCGCGTGGTCGAGTTCAGCCGCGCGGTGCTGAAGGAAGCCGGCCTGAATCTGTTCAAGCAGAGCAACGGCTTCGCGTTCGGCACGTTTGCTCCATCCGCGCTTCAGTCGTTGAGCGGCGGCGCGACGGGGGGCTTTCACGCCGATGTGAGCGCACCCATTGCCTCAGCGTTCAACCTCGTGCTGAACTCGGCCGCGCACGGCCTTTTTGCCGATTTGAGCCTGATGGAAAGCAACAATCTCGCGCGCGTCCTGGCCGAGCCGACGCTCGTCGCACTCTCGGGGCAAAGCGCGAGCTTTTTGGCGGGCGGAGAGATTCCGGTGCCGGTGCCCGAGGCGCTCGGCACGACGTCGATCCAGTACAAGCCGTACGGCGTGGGGCTCACGTTGACGCCAACCGTGCTCAGCGCGAAGCGGATTGCGCTGAAGGTCGCGCCCGAAGCGAGCCAGCTCGATTTCCAGAACGCCGTGACGATCAACGGCATATCGGTGCCGGCGATCACGACGCGTCGAGCCGATACCACGGTCGAGCTGGGCGACGGCGAGAGCTTCGTCATCGGCGGCCTCGTCGATCGCGAGACTCGTTCGAACGTGAGCAAGGTGCCGCTGCTCGGCGACCTGCCGATCATTGGCACCTTTTTCAAGTCGCTCAACTATCAGCAAAGCGACAAGGAACTCGTCATCGTCGTCACGCCGCATCTCGTCGCACCGCTCGCCAGGAACGCGCGCGTGCCCGCTACGCCGGGCGAGCAAAGCGAGCAGCGGGATGCGCCGGTTTGGCGCAGCTATCTCGGCGGCGCGATGTCGCGCGACGCCGGACCGGGGTTTTCGCAGTGAACGCGGTGTCCCGCCCCAGGCCGCGATCGAAAACGAGGTGCCCATGAACGCCAGGGTGGAACCATTGGCCAGTCGAGCCGCAGTCGATCATTACCATTTCCTGTTCGCGTCGACGAACGAGGCGAACGCCTGCTGGCTCGCGGACTCGCTCGTGGCCGCTGGCACGCTCGAGCAGGCGGTGCCCGAGCCGGCGCTGCTGGCCCAACGCATTGCCGCTCATCCGCCGGCGCTCGTTTTCGTCGACTTTTCGGGCCCGCATGCGCGGCTAGCCGCCTCGGCGGTGCAGAGCCTGCGCATAGAGGCTCCTCAACTACCGGTGGTTGCGGTGGGCACGCTCGCCGAGCCCGAGACGGCGCTCGCGGCGCTGCGTGCGGGCGTGCGCGATTTCGTCGACATGGGCGCCGGCACCGACGAGGCGATGCGCGTCACGCGCCATGTGCTCGAGCATATGGCGGAACCGGACGCGCGGCATGGCAGGCTGACGGTGCTGCTCGGTGCACGCGTGGGCGTTGGCGTCTCCACGCTCGCCGCGAATCTCGCTGTGACGATGCAGCGGCGCGGCGCGGGGCGCCACACGGCGCTCATCGATCTCGGCCTGCCGGCGGGCGACGGCGCGCTTTATCTGAACACGCGCGCGGAATTCGATTTCGTCGAAGCGGTCCGCAATCTCCGAAGGTTCGATCAGACGTTCGTGCACACGGCGCTTTCGCGACACGCGAGCGGACTCGCGCTGACCACGCTGCCGCCTGCGCTCTCGACCCTGCGCACGGTGTCGCACGCGTCGGCCGTCGCGCTGCTGAGCCGGCTGCGGGCGTTCTTCGATCATCAGATCGTCGATCTCGGCGGTTTTTCGAACGGCGAGTTCGTGGCGGAGGTGGCGCGTACGGCCGACGACGTCTGGCTCGTTTGCGATCCATCGCTCGGCGCTGTCGTCTCGGCGACCGATCTCGCGGCGCAGTTGGCGGCCGCCCGCATCGAGCGCGAAATGCTCGGCCTCGTCGTGACGAAGTTCGACCGCGACGTTGGGCTCTCGGCACAACAGATCGCCGACAAGCTCGAACTGCCGCTCGTCGCGACGCTGCCCGCGCGCCGGGTACCGCTCGCTCGCGCGGCGAACCAGGGCAGGCTGATCGTGGAGGCCGCACCGCGCGACCCGTATGCCCGCGCGCTCGAGCTGCTCGCGCAGCGTCTTGCGGACCGCGGCGGCGGCGGCGGGGGCGGAGGCGCGGCCGGCGAGGCGGCACACGGGGCAAAGCAAGGCACGAGGCAAGCCAAGAAGCAAGGCACGAAGCGCGGGCTCCACGCTTTTCTCCGCAACCTTTTTTCGAGGCGCGCATAGACGATGTCGGACCCGATCGAATTTGCTGGCGATGCGTCTTCGTTCGCACACACGCAGCAGTTTCAGGACGTCAAGCATGCGGCGCACGAGCATCTGCTCACGCGCATCGAAGAACTCGGAGCGGAGTTCGGCCGATGGTCGCGCGGCGCAATCAAACAGTTCGTCGATCTCGAGATGGACGGGTTCGTGCGCCTGCGCCACATCCCGATCAACGAGGGCGAGGTTCGCCTCATCGCCGAGGCGCTGACGAAAGAGCTGGCGGGCTTCGGCCCGATCGAGGATCTGCTCAACGATCCCGCCGTCGAAGACATTCTCGTCAACGGGTATCGCGACGTCTATGTTTCGCGTCACGGTGTGTTGACGAAGATGCCCGTGCGCTTTGCCGACAACGCGCACTTGCTGCGCATCGTGCGGCGCATTCTCGCGCCGATCGGCAGGCGGCTCG encodes the following:
- the cpaB gene encoding Flp pilus assembly protein CpaB, with the translated sequence MPNLTRVAAGLLIAAALLLAAYAWTLSRRPAPRPPHVAPAAQASFPVVVAARRLSAGQPIEDSALRVERLAHRPQGTYVEPAALARRVPLTDIESGAPVFEAQLSSGFAEQVEPGQRAVAVHVDEASAVGDRLRPGNFVDVYVMLKRENAALAARAEVTRTQAKLLLSRLRVLAFGDTAAGGGKASERTVHPRTAVLAVPAADVERLALADSAGRVLLALRSPRDTEGADRLPGASMAAATALASPGAGTTAKDEGVSLAVLSGAQASRGREVPPRRTQVSSSVEVIRAGHPQTIEY
- a CDS encoding collagen-like triple helix repeat-containing protein, producing MCHPTSNGVFRITAGLTALAAVLSLAACGGSGTLSQGLGSTSGAGGTDSGSASSTTSASAGGSGSSSGTTVGSGGSGSGSGSGSTATSNTVGKIADSTGGLVSTIGSTISGVGTTVGSQTLPGVNPQTTQAAGAVVQGLGGAVSALGAGISQGLGQLGATSDPLGTTLASASPTVAQLGGAVTATGNLVSSLAAHGPLSALAPLTTPLGGALASAGTAVTQAGTALGGVLSSGAIEQVTQPVSALITPITSALAATTRDVGNTSGVGAPLAALLGTAAGALGRAGSVVASAGGGAVTSGVGATLAATGNAVGAAAGLVSGTGAAGTANPLGSLAGALSSATGALSAVSPVATSTPHGTTTATTNNPLAAITGLLSTATGALSSGTSSSGSTTSGLLSGLGALTGALTGSLTGAVPKK
- a CDS encoding type II and III secretion system protein family protein, whose amino-acid sequence is MTKTIDTGKRVRGRCLIACTVALSQALGGAWAADVTAGSPGAAAVVAGKPRTISLTVGEQRQLASGETIVRVAVGDPAVADVLLLKEGAGRHAVFLVAKGAGTTSLMMWSAGHVAPQSYTLDVRPASSAALLGDDTARVSALGGDAIISGSSPTMEAHRRASAAAASAKSKDGRIVDVSAIATPAVVQVDVRVVEFSRAVLKEAGLNLFKQSNGFAFGTFAPSALQSLSGGATGGFHADVSAPIASAFNLVLNSAAHGLFADLSLMESNNLARVLAEPTLVALSGQSASFLAGGEIPVPVPEALGTTSIQYKPYGVGLTLTPTVLSAKRIALKVAPEASQLDFQNAVTINGISVPAITTRRADTTVELGDGESFVIGGLVDRETRSNVSKVPLLGDLPIIGTFFKSLNYQQSDKELVIVVTPHLVAPLARNARVPATPGEQSEQRDAPVWRSYLGGAMSRDAGPGFSQ
- a CDS encoding TadE/TadG family type IV pilus assembly protein, whose translation is MSAAKRARCRPRGERGSTAVEFALVFPLLFAVFYGVATFSLIFVAKQSLTLAAEEGARAALNYQSASNTQAALAARGQSACTVASNAAAWLGGGSRCAAEAQPCSYDASMDCISVTLTYDYAARPLVPALPLLDIALPGTLTSAAVVQINPENVL
- a CDS encoding fimbrial protein, producing the protein MNARVEPLASRAAVDHYHFLFASTNEANACWLADSLVAAGTLEQAVPEPALLAQRIAAHPPALVFVDFSGPHARLAASAVQSLRIEAPQLPVVAVGTLAEPETALAALRAGVRDFVDMGAGTDEAMRVTRHVLEHMAEPDARHGRLTVLLGARVGVGVSTLAANLAVTMQRRGAGRHTALIDLGLPAGDGALYLNTRAEFDFVEAVRNLRRFDQTFVHTALSRHASGLALTTLPPALSTLRTVSHASAVALLSRLRAFFDHQIVDLGGFSNGEFVAEVARTADDVWLVCDPSLGAVVSATDLAAQLAAARIEREMLGLVVTKFDRDVGLSAQQIADKLELPLVATLPARRVPLARAANQGRLIVEAAPRDPYARALELLAQRLADRGGGGGGGGAAGEAAHGAKQGTRQAKKQGTKRGLHAFLRNLFSRRA
- a CDS encoding A24 family peptidase — its product is MSLGSVLFASWAVAVAVSDCRCRRVPNALVAAGFLAAMACALARAGPFGVAPLPAMFGAAAGLVALMPFFAIRVMGAGDVKVFAVLGGWCGASALVGLWLAASIAAAVHALVVLVIARRSGHVLRRAGEPTFALGRHRAAPYAALLVAAAMFSLLAQLFIGRAS
- a CDS encoding Flp family type IVb pilin, which translates into the protein MNKLIGRFLNDDRGVTAIEYALIAGLIAVAIVGSLNSVTTALETAFQNIVTSLNGS